From the genome of Candidatus Brocadiaceae bacterium, one region includes:
- the rplO gene encoding 50S ribosomal protein L15, whose amino-acid sequence MDIGRAKAAVTRRATRKRVGRGPGSGHGKTSGRGHNGARSRSGWSSRGVTGGAAPLWRRLPKRGFSNMPFKQEPDVVNVGRLDRFDEGTVVGPEEMHRAGLVGRAPAGGVKVLGQGELSKALTVRANAFSRSAVAKIEAAGGTVEPILPPKPPVRNPMGSAHGTERR is encoded by the coding sequence ATGGACATAGGCAGAGCCAAAGCGGCAGTCACCCGCAGGGCCACGCGCAAGCGGGTGGGGCGCGGGCCCGGCAGCGGCCACGGCAAGACGAGCGGGCGCGGCCACAACGGAGCGCGGTCCCGGAGCGGATGGAGTTCCCGCGGCGTGACCGGCGGAGCGGCCCCCCTGTGGCGCCGCCTGCCGAAGCGCGGCTTCAGCAACATGCCGTTCAAGCAGGAGCCCGACGTCGTCAACGTCGGCCGCCTGGATCGGTTCGATGAGGGTACCGTGGTGGGGCCCGAGGAGATGCACCGGGCCGGGCTGGTGGGCCGCGCGCCCGCCGGCGGCGTCAAGGTGCTGGGGCAGGGCGAGCTGAGCAAGGCCCTGACCGTGCGCGCCAACGCCTTCTCCCGCAGCGCCGTCGCCAAGATCGAAGCGGCCGGCGGGACGGTGGAGCCGATCCTCCCGCCCAAGCCCCCCGTGCGGAACCCGATGGGCTCCGCCCACGGCACGGAACGCAGGTAA
- the rpsE gene encoding 30S ribosomal protein S5: MARRDDESGLIEEVIGIYYHTKVTKGGRNVSMAALVALGDGKGKIGLGYQKARGVPTAIEKASKEARKNMRKVHLVGDTVAHEVWGRHCTSRVLLRPATPGTGVKAGGTVRSVMNAAGVRNVLSKVYGGTNPINVAKATMDALVNLLSRQTVADLRGTDVRLFHPQADWKTGAPVVTDAPVAAPAEAPDAPGAEAAASAEAATVAEEPATDQ, from the coding sequence ATGGCACGCAGGGACGACGAGAGCGGCCTGATCGAAGAAGTCATCGGCATCTACTACCACACCAAGGTCACCAAGGGCGGCCGGAACGTGAGCATGGCCGCGCTTGTGGCCCTCGGAGACGGCAAGGGCAAGATCGGTCTCGGCTACCAGAAGGCCCGAGGCGTGCCGACCGCAATCGAGAAGGCCAGCAAGGAAGCACGCAAGAACATGAGGAAGGTCCACCTCGTGGGCGATACGGTCGCCCATGAGGTCTGGGGCCGGCACTGCACGTCGCGCGTGCTGCTCCGGCCGGCAACCCCCGGCACGGGCGTCAAGGCCGGCGGCACCGTGCGCTCCGTGATGAACGCCGCCGGGGTGCGCAACGTCCTGAGCAAGGTCTACGGCGGCACCAACCCGATCAACGTGGCCAAGGCCACGATGGACGCGCTGGTCAACCTGCTGTCCCGCCAGACGGTCGCCGATCTGCGCGGGACGGACGTGCGGCTGTTCCACCCCCAGGCGGACTGGAAGACGGGGGCGCCGGTCGTGACCGATGCGCCCGTTGCAGCGCCCGCCGAAGCACCGGACGCTCCCGGAGCCGAGGCGGCCGCCTCAGCCGAGGCGGCCACCGTGGCCGAAGAACCGGCCACCGACCAGTAG
- the rpsH gene encoding 30S ribosomal protein S8 → MMTDPIADMLTRVRNALAVERETVEMPASVEKESVARVLKDEGYIDDFQVVGELPHRMLKIYLKYGPLGEQVIHELKRVSRPGRRVYRGVGELGHVHNGLGIWVVSTNKGIISDRQCRIRKVGGEVLCSVF, encoded by the coding sequence ATGATGACCGACCCCATCGCCGACATGCTCACGCGCGTGCGCAACGCGCTGGCAGTGGAGCGCGAGACGGTGGAGATGCCCGCCTCCGTCGAAAAGGAGAGCGTGGCCCGTGTTCTGAAGGACGAAGGCTACATCGACGACTTCCAGGTCGTCGGCGAGCTTCCTCACAGAATGCTGAAGATCTACCTCAAATACGGCCCGCTCGGCGAACAGGTCATACACGAGCTGAAGAGGGTCTCCCGGCCCGGACGCCGCGTCTACCGCGGCGTCGGCGAACTCGGACACGTCCACAACGGGCTCGGGATCTGGGTCGTGTCGACCAACAAGGGCATTATCAGCGACCGGCAGTGCCGGATCCGGAAGGTCGGGGGCGAGGTGCTCTGCTCCGTCTTCTGA
- a CDS encoding 50S ribosomal protein L18 gives MNNSKRRDTLRRSRHRRVRRRMQGTAERPRLCVFRSNKHIYAQVTDDWRQHTLLCCSSLSSELKGQLKHGGSIESAVKVGELLGRKCLEAGITALVFDRGGYRYHGRVKALAEAARAQFTQAGAPGF, from the coding sequence ATGAACAACAGCAAACGCAGGGACACTCTCAGGCGGAGCCGGCACCGGCGCGTTCGCCGCAGGATGCAGGGCACGGCCGAGCGGCCGCGGCTGTGCGTCTTTCGCAGCAACAAGCACATCTACGCGCAGGTCACCGACGACTGGCGGCAGCATACGCTGCTCTGCTGCTCTTCGCTGAGCTCCGAGCTGAAGGGCCAGTTGAAGCATGGCGGTTCGATCGAAAGCGCCGTCAAGGTGGGCGAACTGCTCGGGCGCAAGTGCCTGGAGGCGGGGATCACCGCCCTGGTGTTCGATCGCGGAGGGTATCGCTATCACGGCCGCGTGAAGGCACTGGCCGAAGCCGCCCGTGCCCAGTTCACGCAGGCGGGAGCCCCCGGTTTCTGA
- the rplF gene encoding 50S ribosomal protein L6, whose protein sequence is MSRTGNKEIEVPRGVQVTVDGPRVSVKGPLGELSHELPDRLELDYRPETGRLVVRRRDESRQARALHGLHRSLLANMVEGVARGFSCVLEIHGTGYNVNVRGGSLVLQIGFCHEVVFDLPSGITVEVEQSAAQAGRPARFAVKGPDKHAVKQFAATVRAVRPPEPYKGKGIRYDGEYVRRKEGKAFAGLDR, encoded by the coding sequence ATGTCGCGCACGGGAAACAAAGAGATCGAGGTGCCCCGGGGCGTCCAGGTCACGGTGGACGGCCCCCGCGTGTCCGTCAAGGGACCGCTCGGAGAACTCAGCCATGAGTTGCCGGACCGGCTGGAGCTGGACTACCGGCCCGAGACGGGCAGGCTCGTGGTGCGCCGCCGCGACGAATCGCGGCAGGCCCGCGCCCTGCACGGCCTGCACCGGTCCCTGCTGGCCAACATGGTGGAGGGCGTCGCCAGGGGCTTCTCCTGCGTTCTCGAAATCCATGGGACCGGCTACAACGTGAACGTGCGCGGGGGATCGCTCGTGCTGCAGATCGGCTTCTGCCACGAAGTCGTGTTCGACCTGCCGTCCGGCATCACGGTCGAGGTGGAACAGAGCGCGGCACAGGCCGGCCGGCCCGCGCGGTTCGCGGTCAAGGGCCCCGACAAGCACGCGGTCAAGCAGTTCGCAGCCACCGTGCGTGCGGTCCGCCCGCCGGAGCCGTACAAGGGCAAGGGCATTCGCTACGACGGGGAATACGTGCGGCGCAAGGAAGGCAAAGCCTTTGCCGGCCTGGACCGCTGA
- a CDS encoding type Z 30S ribosomal protein S14 — protein MAQKAWIVRSLRPPKFTSRQRNRCKLCGRPRGYLRKFRICRICFRTLASKGEIPGVSKASW, from the coding sequence ATGGCTCAGAAAGCTTGGATTGTAAGGTCGTTGCGGCCGCCCAAGTTCACGTCGCGGCAGCGCAACCGGTGCAAGCTGTGCGGGCGACCGCGCGGCTACCTGCGCAAGTTCCGCATCTGCCGCATCTGCTTCCGTACACTGGCGAGCAAAGGCGAGATACCCGGCGTCTCCAAAGCAAGCTGGTAG
- the secY gene encoding preprotein translocase subunit SecY, with translation MSVLEHLGNIWRIRDLRRKILITLGLLAACRVGVYVPLPNVDVKALGALFASLADSPAGQALGLVNLFAGGALSQGAIFGLGIMPYISASIIFTLLANVIPSLEALRKEGAAGQRKLNQYTRIATVFICLFQGMFVVRGLYGSEVIPYAIQTSGWASLKFMLTSGFLLMVGTLFLMWLGEQIDEHGIGNGISLIITVGILDRMPAAIAEMRQSLMNADSQQNAILKVVLLLALFVGIIVAIIYITGGERRIPIQQQKHVRGPRVYGGQKHYLPLRVNQADVMPIIFAQSLLMFPAIIAGALVGALADKPDSILRGISQWVMDAVSGRNLTFTYVVLYGGLLFFFCYFWTAVMFNPKEMSENLQSYGSFIPGIRPGKRTANYLEGIMNRVTLAGSFFLLVIAIMPQLVSAALDVGLMGSFYGGTSILIIVGVTLNVVRKINDHLEMRRYSGFAAGAGGRRRSRRR, from the coding sequence ATGAGCGTCCTGGAGCATCTGGGCAATATCTGGCGGATCCGCGACCTCCGCCGCAAGATACTGATCACACTCGGGCTGCTCGCCGCCTGCCGGGTCGGCGTCTACGTGCCGCTGCCGAACGTGGACGTCAAGGCCCTGGGCGCCCTGTTCGCCTCGCTGGCGGACAGCCCCGCCGGGCAGGCGCTCGGGCTGGTCAACCTGTTCGCCGGCGGAGCCCTCAGCCAGGGCGCCATCTTCGGGCTCGGCATCATGCCCTACATCAGCGCGTCGATCATATTCACCCTCCTGGCCAACGTGATCCCCAGCCTCGAGGCCCTCCGCAAGGAAGGGGCCGCCGGCCAGCGCAAGCTGAACCAGTACACCCGCATCGCCACCGTCTTCATCTGCCTGTTCCAGGGCATGTTCGTCGTGCGCGGCCTCTACGGCTCGGAGGTCATCCCCTATGCCATCCAGACCTCCGGGTGGGCCTCCCTGAAGTTCATGCTCACCAGCGGGTTCCTGCTCATGGTCGGCACCCTGTTCCTCATGTGGCTCGGCGAGCAGATCGACGAACACGGCATCGGCAACGGCATCTCGCTGATCATCACCGTCGGCATCCTGGACCGCATGCCGGCCGCCATCGCCGAGATGCGCCAGAGCCTCATGAACGCCGACAGCCAGCAGAACGCGATCCTCAAGGTCGTCCTGCTCCTGGCGCTCTTCGTGGGCATCATCGTGGCCATCATCTACATCACCGGCGGCGAGCGCCGCATACCCATCCAGCAGCAGAAGCACGTGCGCGGGCCGAGGGTCTACGGCGGCCAGAAGCACTACCTGCCGCTGCGCGTGAACCAGGCCGACGTCATGCCCATCATCTTCGCGCAGTCGCTGCTGATGTTCCCGGCCATCATCGCCGGCGCACTCGTCGGCGCCCTGGCCGACAAGCCGGACAGCATCCTGCGCGGCATCTCCCAGTGGGTGATGGACGCCGTCTCCGGCCGGAACCTCACGTTCACCTACGTCGTCCTCTACGGAGGGCTGCTGTTCTTCTTCTGCTACTTCTGGACGGCGGTGATGTTCAACCCGAAGGAGATGAGCGAGAACCTGCAGAGCTACGGCAGCTTCATCCCCGGCATCCGCCCCGGCAAGCGCACCGCCAACTACCTGGAAGGCATCATGAACCGCGTCACGCTGGCCGGCAGCTTCTTCCTCCTGGTCATCGCCATCATGCCGCAACTGGTCAGCGCCGCCCTCGACGTGGGCCTGATGGGCTCGTTCTACGGCGGCACCAGCATCCTGATCATCGTCGGCGTGACGCTGAACGTCGTGCGCAAGATCAACGACCACCTGGAGATGCGCCGCTACAGCGGATTCGCCGCCGGTGCCGGCGGACGCCGACGCAGCCGCCGACGCTGA
- a CDS encoding adenylate kinase: protein MKFVFLGPPGAGKGTQAARMAVRFNVQHASTGDMFRKAAAAGSELGRTVKDYLDSGRLVPDELTSRVVEELVLDAGDGYILDGYPRTLGQAEALAANLERRGLRLDGVVYFDLSDQEAVRRLTGRLVCSGCGRNYHREFMPPKATDVCDDCGAALRVRSDSAEDVVRQRLAVYHEMTEPLVRYYRDRGLLENVDASAAPDDVERATGALLERLARSEGDR, encoded by the coding sequence GTGAAATTCGTCTTCCTGGGCCCCCCGGGTGCCGGCAAGGGAACGCAGGCGGCCCGCATGGCCGTGCGCTTCAACGTGCAGCACGCATCGACCGGCGACATGTTCCGCAAGGCCGCCGCTGCCGGGTCGGAGCTGGGCCGGACCGTCAAGGACTATCTGGACAGCGGCCGGCTCGTGCCGGACGAACTGACCTCCCGCGTGGTCGAAGAACTCGTGCTGGATGCCGGCGACGGCTACATCCTGGACGGATACCCCCGCACCCTGGGACAGGCCGAAGCGCTGGCCGCCAACCTGGAGCGGCGGGGGCTGAGGCTGGACGGCGTCGTCTACTTCGACCTGAGCGACCAGGAGGCCGTGCGCCGCCTGACCGGCCGGCTGGTCTGCTCCGGGTGCGGGCGGAACTACCACAGGGAGTTCATGCCGCCGAAGGCGACGGATGTGTGCGACGACTGCGGCGCCGCCCTGCGCGTGCGCAGCGACAGCGCCGAAGACGTCGTGCGGCAGCGGCTGGCCGTGTACCATGAGATGACAGAGCCCCTGGTCCGCTACTATCGGGACCGAGGCCTGCTGGAGAACGTGGACGCCTCCGCCGCCCCGGACGACGTGGAACGCGCCACGGGCGCGCTGCTGGAACGCCTGGCCCGCAGCGAAGGCGACCGATGA
- the rplE gene encoding 50S ribosomal protein L5, which produces MSDTAPTTQAAPYVPRLKDYYARQVVPQLMERYGLKNPLAAPRLVKIVLNMGIGEAVADQNAMADALLTLRTITGQQPVVTKARRSEAGFRVRRGVPLGCKVTLRGGRMYEFLDRLISIALPRVRDFRGLSVDSFDGSGNYSLGLRECVVFPELDLDKLKNLYGLDITIVTTARTDQEALELLSLFGMPFRR; this is translated from the coding sequence ATGAGCGACACAGCCCCAACGACGCAAGCCGCACCCTACGTCCCGCGGTTGAAGGACTACTACGCCCGGCAGGTGGTGCCCCAACTGATGGAGCGCTACGGCCTGAAGAACCCCCTGGCGGCGCCCCGCCTGGTGAAGATCGTCCTCAACATGGGCATCGGGGAAGCCGTCGCGGACCAGAACGCCATGGCCGACGCCCTGCTCACGCTGCGGACCATCACCGGCCAGCAGCCGGTCGTCACGAAGGCCCGGCGCAGCGAGGCGGGCTTCCGTGTGCGGCGCGGCGTGCCGCTGGGCTGCAAGGTCACCCTGCGGGGCGGGCGGATGTATGAGTTCCTGGACCGGCTGATCAGCATCGCGCTTCCGCGCGTGCGCGACTTCCGGGGCCTGTCGGTGGACTCCTTCGACGGGTCGGGCAACTACAGCCTGGGGCTGCGCGAGTGCGTGGTCTTCCCGGAGCTGGACCTGGACAAGCTGAAGAACCTGTACGGACTGGACATCACGATCGTGACGACGGCGCGGACGGATCAGGAGGCGCTGGAACTTCTCAGCCTCTTCGGCATGCCTTTCCGGCGTTGA